From the Cryptomeria japonica chromosome 2, Sugi_1.0, whole genome shotgun sequence genome, one window contains:
- the LOC131055531 gene encoding gamma-tocopherol methyltransferase, chloroplastic: MALPAINTALFSPSRLPKQSIGVGQASRIKMITGSNPRREIRCRSGAELREGIAEFYDASSGVWEDIWGEHMHHGFYPLNNQTPNQPNVDHRAAQITMIEKALSFAGLSEKESERPSSVVDVGCGIGGSSRYLATKYRANVKGITLSPLQAARATALTLAAGLGDRVDFQVADALNQPFPDGQFDLVWSMESGEHMPDKEKFMRELVRVAAPGGSIIIVTWCHRDLSPDEVSLKPNEQELLDKICSAFYLPAWCSGADYVKLAQACSLEDIKAADWSENVAPFWPAVISSALSWRGVMGLFKSGWKTIKGALAMNLMVKGYQQGLIKFTIITARKST, translated from the exons ATGGCATTGCCGGCTATAAACACGGCACTATTCTCGCCTTCTCGGCTTCCAAAGCAATCCATTGGGGTTGGGCAGGCAAGCAGAATAAAAATGATCACCGGTTCGAATCCCAGGAGAGAGATTCGGTGCCGCAGTGGCGCAGAGCTGAGAGAAGGGATCGCTGAATTCTATGACGCGTCTTCAGGCGTTTGGGAAGACATCTGGGGAGAACATATGCACCATGGCTTCTATCCATTAAACAATCAAACTCCCAATCAACCAAATGTCGATCACAGGGCTGCTCAGATCACCATGATCGAAAAAGCCCTTTCATTTGCCGGCCTTTCTG agaagGAATCGGAGAGGCCAAGTAGTGTTGTGGATGTTGGATGTGGTATTGGAGGGAGCTCAAGGTATTTGGCAACCAAGTATAGAGCAAATGTAAAGGGCATCACTCTCAGTCCCCTCCAAGCCGCCAGAGCTACTGCTCTCACTCTTGCTGCAGGCCTTGGAGATAGG GTTGATTTccaagttgctgatgcattgaacCAGCCTTTTCCAGATGGACAGTTTGATCTGGTGTGGTCAATGGAGAGTGGAGAACACATGCCAGATAAAGAAAAG TTTATGAGGGAGCTGGTCCGTGTAGCAGCGCCTGGTGGATCCATTATAATAGTGACATGGTGTCACAGAGATCTCTCACCCGATGAAGTCTCTCTCAAACCAAACGAACAG GAATTATTAGACAAGATCTGTAGTGCATTTTATCTTCCAGCCTGGTGTTCTGGGGCAGATTATGTGAAACTTGCACAAGCTTGCTCACTAGAG GATATTAAGGCAGCAGACTGGTCAGAAAATGTAGCTCCCTTTTGGCCAGCAGTGATTAGCTCAGCCCTAAGCTGGAGAGGAGTTATGGGTCTCTTTAAATCTG GGTGGAAGACAATTAAGGGGGCACTTGCAATGAACCTTATGGTGAAAGGCTACCAGCAAGGACTCATAAAGTTTACAATTATTACTGCCCGCAAATCAACATGA